One Methanocaldococcus infernus ME DNA segment encodes these proteins:
- the truD gene encoding tRNA pseudouridine(13) synthase TruD, producing the protein MKVKLRVKPEDFIVEEVLDLNKVKGSKCYLYKLTKRNIECLKALSYISKKFKIPLKDIGYCGLKDRHALTIQYISIPKKYGKLSLNEKNLKLELVGESRFLKLGDLEGNKFKIVVRDLGEEHLKRFYENVNYIEKIPNYFDSQRFGSVFNKKFIVKEIIKGNYEEALKIILTQYKKSENKRIKNFKRFVNQHWGDWEKIWDYIKNKDIRAKLYVNIIKELKESNDFKKALTYIDDRLKKLFLAAYQSYLWNECVKEILKNKVNEPLYYNYECGTLLFFKELKEELEFKDFPTIALDSNYNEEERKIIDRVLKREGIRLEDLDRAKIFGKFVYTRRDILMEPKDFRYSVKEDEIYRGKRKVELEYFLKKGSYATMVIKRLFL; encoded by the coding sequence TTGAAGGTTAAGTTAAGAGTTAAGCCAGAAGACTTTATTGTTGAGGAAGTTTTAGATCTGAATAAGGTTAAAGGAAGTAAGTGCTATTTATATAAATTGACTAAGAGAAACATAGAGTGTTTAAAGGCTCTCTCTTACATATCAAAGAAATTTAAGATTCCTTTAAAGGATATTGGCTACTGTGGGCTTAAGGATAGACATGCTTTAACAATTCAGTATATTTCAATCCCTAAGAAGTATGGGAAGTTAAGTTTAAATGAGAAGAATTTAAAGCTTGAACTTGTTGGAGAAAGCAGATTCTTAAAACTTGGGGACTTAGAGGGAAATAAATTTAAAATAGTGGTTAGAGACTTAGGAGAAGAACATTTAAAGAGATTCTATGAGAATGTTAATTATATTGAAAAGATTCCTAACTATTTTGACAGCCAAAGGTTTGGAAGTGTCTTTAATAAAAAATTTATTGTTAAGGAGATAATTAAGGGAAACTATGAAGAGGCTTTAAAGATTATTCTAACTCAGTATAAGAAATCTGAGAATAAGAGGATCAAGAATTTTAAAAGATTTGTTAACCAACATTGGGGAGATTGGGAGAAAATTTGGGATTATATAAAGAATAAGGATATTAGAGCTAAGCTTTATGTTAATATTATTAAAGAGTTAAAAGAGAGTAATGACTTCAAGAAAGCTTTAACATATATAGATGATAGACTAAAAAAGCTCTTTTTAGCAGCTTATCAAAGTTATCTATGGAATGAGTGTGTAAAGGAAATTTTAAAAAATAAAGTTAATGAACCCCTCTACTATAACTATGAGTGTGGCACCCTTCTATTTTTTAAGGAGCTTAAGGAAGAGCTGGAGTTTAAAGATTTCCCAACTATAGCTTTAGACTCTAACTATAATGAAGAGGAGAGGAAGATAATAGATAGAGTTTTAAAGAGGGAAGGGATAAGGTTAGAGGACTTAGATAGAGCTAAAATCTTTGGGAAATTTGTCTATACAAGGAGAGACATCCTAATGGAGCCAAAGGACTTTAGATATTCAGTTAAAGAGGATGAAATCTACAGAGGGAAAAGAAAGGTTGAGTTAGAATACTTTTTAAAGAAAGGTAGTTATGCTACAATGGTTATAAAAAGGCTATTTCTTTAA
- a CDS encoding dihydroneopterin aldolase family protein: MRVEEKELFKEYFKNLSDRERVIFEGGISLGTIFHQFVGTPVSKNSKYSLERAIEEAIKNQPCVYDVKVKINYDGEEYIELRGDMLDVELMIKVNNVLGIFRLEYIEELNYPLMYVKEIKEVRE; encoded by the coding sequence ATGAGAGTAGAAGAGAAAGAGCTATTTAAAGAATACTTTAAAAATTTAAGTGATAGAGAAAGAGTTATCTTTGAAGGAGGAATCTCCTTAGGAACTATATTTCATCAGTTTGTAGGCACTCCAGTAAGTAAAAATAGTAAGTATAGCTTAGAGAGAGCTATAGAAGAGGCTATAAAAAATCAGCCATGTGTTTATGATGTTAAGGTTAAAATTAATTATGATGGTGAGGAATATATAGAGTTGAGGGGAGATATGCTAGATGTTGAGTTAATGATAAAGGTTAATAATGTTTTAGGAATCTTTAGGCTTGAGTATATAGAAGAGTTAAACTATCCTTTAATGTATGTAAAGGAGATAAAGGAGGTTAGAGAATGA